Proteins co-encoded in one Anabas testudineus chromosome 8, fAnaTes1.2, whole genome shotgun sequence genomic window:
- the LOC113155802 gene encoding uncharacterized protein LOC113155802, which produces MLSTKRSNMSTARQELQEALCRYTTDTITFINSVTGFCEVNSKWRLWRVIELIMMKDIKERADSIKLNTDHVTKSESKGQAFWQYLKSKVTTVTADTRLKELENELAAVLKDTLGGLDKLDCFLDAVEKLAVTSLQVFSDNPVLHLPKELSLEDVQFVIIAARMICPHLLEFKRDAKVFFFPRLQNVEVLSYQLEKYIQTTKTICDSLEKSCCGEFSPNMTEEAVVDLDVGFSEDDIQRMLDHINQLDEIRMNQSFRMVFLFQDEPCSDFISKFSERQPRMLQFLAELEENAVQLDKMNKGAKISSVAGSSVGGVGGVLSIVGLALIPVTAGVSLALTMTGIGLGVTSGVNSIVTTATEIGVNRKHQKKASEVFQSFTEDVQTLQDCLEQVSNRETSKIDVALGVGKVLCKTGVIGKGIDSLVDAASAFKLVKSEDLIVSAGKVVAQEGKALRNVPRVASDIPDIGQAAVKGPLALTKSARAGLIAVNALFVGMDIFFICKDSITLAKGTETEVSQFIRARSELWKSEMDSWQKIHDSLCEGLPRSDKNKGLLITSFYPETGKKKQMEAETEMEISSDEVN; this is translated from the exons ATGCTTTCCACAAAGAGGAGCAACATGTCCACAGCAAG ACAGGAACTACAAGAGGCCCTGTGCCGCTACACCACAGATACCATCACCTTTATCAACTCAGTGACGGGGTTCTGTGAGGTCAACTCTAAATGGCGGCTTTGGAGGGTAATAGAGTTAATCATGATGAAAGACATCAAAGAAAGGGCCGACAGCATAAAACTCAACACTGACCATGTTACCAAGTCAGAGAGCAAAGGTCAAGCCTTTTGGCAATATCTAAAGAGCAAGGTGACCACGGTGACTGCAGACACGAGGCTTAAAGAGCTGGAGAATGAGCTGGCCGCTGTCTTGAAGGACACTCTGGGAGGCCTGGACAAGCTGGACTGCTTCCTGGATGCAGTGGAGAAGCTCGCAGTCACCTCTCTGCAGGTCTTTTCCGACAACCCGGTGTTACATCTCCCCAAAGAGCTCAGCCTTGAAGATGTTCAGTTTGTCATCATTGCTGCTCGAATGATCTGCCCTCACCTCCTCGAGTTTAAGAGAGATGCAAAAGTCTTCTTCTTTCCCAGACTTCAGAACGTGGAGGTGCTGTCGTACCAGCTggaaaaatacatacaaaccaCCAAGACAATCTGTGATTCCTTAGAGAAAAG ctgcTGCGGCGAGTTTTCCCCAAACATGACGGAGGAAGCTGTGGTAGACCTGGATGTGGGTTTTTCTGAGGATGACATTCAAAGGATGCTTGATCACATTAATCAGCTTGATGAAATCAG GATGAACCAGTCCTTCCGGATGGTGTTCTTGTTTCAGGACGAACCATGTTCTGACTTCATCAGTAAGTTCAGTGAGCGACAGCCCAGGATGCTGCAGTTCCTGGCTGAGCTTGAGGAGAATGCTGTTCAGCTGGACAAGATGAATAAAGGTGCTAAGATCTCAAGTGTGGCAGGCAGCTCAGTAGGGGGAGTTGGAGGTGTGCTTTCCATCGTTGGTTTGGCTTTAATTCCTGTAACGGCTGGAGTGTCTCTAGCTCTGACAATGACTGGAATCGGACTGGGAGTCACCAGTGGAGTCAACAGCATTGTTACCACTGCAACAGAGATAGGAGTTAATCGTAAACACCAGAAGAAAGCCAGTGAAGTCTTTCAGAGCTTCACAGAGGATGTGCAGACTCTCCAGGATTGTCTGGAGCAGGTGAGCAACAGGGAAACAAGTAAGATAGATGTGGCTCTGGGAGTTGGTAAGGTGCTCTGTAAAACTGGTGTTATTGGAAAAGGTATTGATTCATTGGTTGATGCTGCCTCCGCTTTTAAGTTGGTGAAAAGTGAAGATCTGATTGTAAGTGCTGGTAAGGTGGTGGCCCAGGAAGGTAAGGCTTTACGGAACGTACCTAGGGTGGCCTCAGACATCCCAGATATTGGTCAAGCAGCAGTCAAAGGGCCTCTTGCTCTCACCAAGTCAGCCAGGGCTGGTCTCATTGCGGTCAATGCTCTTTTCGTTGGCATGGATATCTTCTTTATCTGTAAAGACAGCATCACTCTGGCCAAAGGCACCGAAACTGAAGTGTCACAATTCATTAGAGCCAGATCTGAACTTTGGAAATCAGAGATGGATTCATGGCAGAAGATCCATGACTCTCTGTGTGAAGGCCTCCCGAGATCAGATAAAAACAAAGGTCTCCTGATCACATCATTTTATCCAGAGACAgggaagaagaaacaaatggaagcagagacagaaatggaaaTTTCATCTGATGAAGTGAATTAA
- the LOC113155794 gene encoding uncharacterized protein LOC113155794 gives MSTARQELQEALCRYTTDTITFINSVRGFCEGISKWLLRRETELNMMIDIKERTDSINLNIDHVTKSESKGQAFWQYLKSKVTTVTADTRLKELENELAAVLKDTLGGLDKLDCFLDAVEKLAATSLHVFTDNPVLHLPRELSLGDVQFVTSVARMICPHLLEFKRDAKVFFFPRLQNVEVLSYQLDKYIQTTKTICDSLEKSCFSEFSPNMTEEAVVDLDVGFSEDDIQRMLDHINQLDEIRMNQPFRMVFLFQDEPCSGFISEFGERQPRMMQFLAELEENAVQLDKMNKGAKISSVAGSSVGAVGGVLSIVGLALIPVTAGVSLALTMTGIGLGVTSGVNSIVTTATEIGVNRKHQKKASEVFQSFTEDVQTLQDCLEQVSNRETSEIHVALEIGKVLCKTGVIGKGIDSLVDAASAFKLVKSEDLIISAGKVVAQEGKALRNVPRVASDIPDIGQAAVKGPLALTKSARAGLIAVNALFVGMDIFFICKDSISLAKGTETEVSQFIRARSELWKSEMDSWQKIHDSLREGLPRSEKNKALLDTPFYPETGEKKQMEVETEMEISSDEVDGKLEEKQYCVKE, from the exons ATGTCCACAGCAAG ACAGGAACTACAAGAGGCCCTGTGCCGCTACACCACAGATACCATCACCTTTATCAACTCAGTGAGGGGGTTCTGTGAGGGCATCTCTAAATGGCTGCTTCGAAGGGAGACAGAATTAAACATGATGATAGACATCAAAGAAAGGACCGACAGCATAAACCTCAACATTGACCATGTTACCAAGTCAGAGAGCAAAGGTCAAGCTTTTTGGCAATATCTAAAGAGCAAGGTGACCACGGTGACTGCAGACACGAGGCTTAAAGAGCTGGAGAATGAGCTGGCTGCTGTGTTGAAGGACACTCTGGGAGGCCTGGACAAGCTGGACTGCTTCCTGGATGCAGTGGAGAAGCTCGCAGCCACTTCTTTGCATGTGTTCACCGACAACCCGGTGTTACATCTCCCCAGAGAGCTCAGCCTTGGAGACGTTCAGTTTGTCACCAGTGTTGCTCGAATGATCTGCCCTCACCTCCTCGAGTTTAAGAGAGATGCAAAAGTCTTCTTCTTTCCTAGACTTCAGAACGTGGAGGTGCTGTCGTACCAGCTGgacaaatacatacaaaccACCAAGACAATCTGTGATTCCTTAGAGAAAAG CTGCTTCAGTGAGTTTTCCCCAAACATGACGGAGGAAGCTGTGGTAGACCTGGATGTGGGTTTTTCTGAGGATGACATTCAAAGGATGCTTGATCACATTAACCAGCTTGATGAAATCAG GATGAACCAGCCCTTCCGGATGGTGTTCTTGTTTCAGGATGAACCATGTTCTGGCTTCATCAGTGAGTTTGGTGAGCGACAGCCCAGGATGATGCAGTTTCTGGCCGAGCTTGAGGAGAATGCTGTTCAGCTGGACAAGATGAATAAAGGTGCTAAGATCTCCAGTGTGGCAGGCAGCTCAGTAGGGGCAGTTGGAGGTGTGCTTTCCATCGTTGGTTTGGCTTTAATTCCTGTAACGGCTGGAGTGTCTCTAGCTCTGACAATGACTGGAATCGGACTGGGAGTCACCAGTGGAGTCAACAGCATTGTTACCACTGCAACAGAGATAGGAGTTAATCGTAAACACCAGAAGAAAGCCAGTGAAGTCTTTCAGAGCTTCACAGAGGATGTGCAGACTCTCCAGGATTGTCTGGAGCAGGTGAGCAACAGGGAAACAAGTGAGATACATGTGGCTCTGGAAATAGGCAAGGTGCTCTGTAAAACTGGTGTTATTGGAAAAGGTATTGATTCATTGGTTGATGCTGCCTCCGCTTTTAAGTTGGTGAAAAGTGAAGATCTGATTATAAGTGCAGGTAAGGTGGTGGCCCAGGAAGGTAAGGCTTTACGGAATGTACCCAGGGTGGCCTCAGACATCCCAGATATTGGTCAGGCGGCAGTCAAAGGGCCTCTTGCTCTCACCAAGTCAGCCAGGGCCGGTCTCATTGCGGTAAATGCTCTTTTCGTTGGCATGGATATCTTCTTTATCTGTAAAGACAGCATCAGTCTGGCCAAAGGCACCGAAACTGAAGTGTCACAATTCATTAGAGCCAGATCTGAACTTTGGAAATCAGAGATGGATTCATGGCAGAAGATCCATGACTCTCTGCGTGAAGGCCTCCCGAgatcagagaaaaacaaagctctCCTGGACACACCATTTTATCCAGAGACAGGGGAGAAGAAACAAATGGAAGTGGAGACGGAAATGGAAATTTCATCTGATGAAGTGGATGgaaaactggaagaaaaacagtaCTGTGTAAAAGAGTAA